Below is a window of Selenomonadales bacterium DNA.
ACCGGTGCTCATAGCGGTCGCTATCGCCTCAAACCTGCAAGGCGTAGCTACCATGATTGGCGACTCGCCTAGTATGTTGCTGGCGACAGCCGCGCGCATGACCTTTGCGGACTTCTTCTGGATGCAAGGGAGGCCCGGCATTTTCTTCGCCGTGCAGCTTGGAGCCATCGCGGCCGGCGCCATTATGTTCTTGTTCTTTCGCGGTGCGGAGGGCAGAGTCGGCAAGAAGACGCCGCCTAAAGTCACTTCTTGGACGCCGGCACTACTTATTGTCTTGCTCGTACTTACGCTCGCAGCATCATCCTTTATCCCCGAGCGTCCGGATGCGCTACCGGGCCTCATTACGGCCTCATTTGGCGTAGTAGCCCTCCTCTGGAACTCCCGCCGGGAGCTGTTTGCCATGGAGCTGACTAAACTAGACTGGCAGACATTCTTTTTGCTCGCCGGCTTATTTGTGCTGATAAGTGGGCTTAGCGTGTCAGGCGTCGTGGCTACCGTTGCGGACTACATGAGTGCTTTTGCCGGACACTCGGTACTTACCGCCTTCGTGCTGATTGTGCTAGTCTCGGTGGCCGTCTCCGCCTTTGTCGACAACATCCCTTACACGATTGCCATGCTCCCGGTTGTCGGTCTATTAGCCGAACGCATGGGGGTTAGTCCCCTGCCACTTCTGTTTGCCCTCGTGCTAAGCACAAGTCTTGGCGGCAATATTACGCCCATTGGCGCGTCGGCGAACGTCGTGGCCGTGGGCATGCTTAAGCGCCATGGCTACAAAGTATCTTTCTTTGAGTTCTTTAGAATCGGCTTCCCCGTCACGGTAGCCGCCGTAACCTTAGGCACGCTGTTTATTTGGTTTGTCTGGATGTAGGCCACAGCTTACTCCCTGCGCACTGCAAACAGCCGCATCAGCATACTGGTATCTTTGAGTCGGGCCTTAGTATCTACGCTTACGGTCATTTGCCGGTAATGCTCGCTCCAACGCGGCTCTAGGTGACTCCATGTTCGCGGTTGGTTGCGGTAAATCATGTTGCCGACACCTAGGCTATCGCTCCCTATCTCCTGCATTAGCGCAAAGAGCTCTGTTACTTGGGCTGTAACGTATTGCTCCACAACCTCAAGTATCGGCTGCGGCCCTGCTTGGCGCAAGTCGTACCCGGCGCGTGTCTCGGTGAGGCTCGCGTCAATCTCTATTTTTACCTGTAGCGCTACAGGCCCTTGCGGCGATGCCTCGGGCTTCAATTGCGCCCGAAAGCGCAAAAACTGCAAAGCCATCGCCCCGCCCGGCGCGGTAGGGTGCGCAATCGACAGGGCGCCCTGTGTCACATCGCCTGAGAGCAAGGTAAGTGCCTGCGTCTGAAACACATCTAAGTCATGCACCCACCTGTCGCGCACAAACAGCGCGGTGCGCCCGATAGTCACCTCCATCAGCTGCTGCCCCTGTTGACCCGTGCCATCCGCGGGTTGATGGTCGGCAGCTTCTAAGCGTAAGGGGGCCAGGTCCAAGATAGGTAGCGCTATCTCTCCCCCAAGCCCCGAAAGCGTGTTAACTGCATCGTAGAGCGTGACCACGCGCCCTAATGGGAGGCGCCGCATATTCGCCAACAATTCTAAGACGTCCGCCCCCGGCGCCCTCCCTACGCCGGAGCGAGCGCGGAGCACTTCCTGCGCACTGCCCGCCGCAACCAATACTGGCACCGAGCCGCGAATCGTTATCTTCCCATGGAGCCCCCCTAACACTGCCCCAATCCCTGCCCGCGCCATTTCTTCGCCAAATACCACGAAGCCTAAGTGCATCAGGAAAGGTTCCCGCCGAATGTGCGCCGACAGCAGCAGCATAGCCTCGGTCACCGTAGCCGCCTCGACGCTCAAGACGCGCAAACTAGTCGCACCGGCTGGGCCTGCGTCAGCGCCAACTGCCTGGGGAGGAACTATCTGTGCGGACAGCCTAATTGTCCCGGGCAGCGTGCCGACGTCAA
It encodes the following:
- a CDS encoding anion permease produces the protein MSDQLVAILVFAVTFLLFILNRDRALFYVWGGSLVLLALGVITAHDAWQAINWNVLGIFFGTMILAELFVLSQAPAYLAAKMVNAAGSAAVALLAIVAFAGVLSAFIENVATVFIAAPLAFETAKRVKVSPVPVLIAVAIASNLQGVATMIGDSPSMLLATAARMTFADFFWMQGRPGIFFAVQLGAIAAGAIMFLFFRGAEGRVGKKTPPKVTSWTPALLIVLLVLTLAASSFIPERPDALPGLITASFGVVALLWNSRRELFAMELTKLDWQTFFLLAGLFVLISGLSVSGVVATVADYMSAFAGHSVLTAFVLIVLVSVAVSAFVDNIPYTIAMLPVVGLLAERMGVSPLPLLFALVLSTSLGGNITPIGASANVVAVGMLKRHGYKVSFFEFFRIGFPVTVAAVTLGTLFIWFVWM
- a CDS encoding Ger(x)C family spore germination protein; this encodes MLVAISLACLALTGCWDLHEITEVAPVTGLGLDVGTLPGTIRLSAQIVPPQAVGADAGPAGATSLRVLSVEAATVTEAMLLLSAHIRREPFLMHLGFVVFGEEMARAGIGAVLGGLHGKITIRGSVPVLVAAGSAQEVLRARSGVGRAPGADVLELLANMRRLPLGRVVTLYDAVNTLSGLGGEIALPILDLAPLRLEAADHQPADGTGQQGQQLMEVTIGRTALFVRDRWVHDLDVFQTQALTLLSGDVTQGALSIAHPTAPGGAMALQFLRFRAQLKPEASPQGPVALQVKIEIDASLTETRAGYDLRQAGPQPILEVVEQYVTAQVTELFALMQEIGSDSLGVGNMIYRNQPRTWSHLEPRWSEHYRQMTVSVDTKARLKDTSMLMRLFAVRRE